A stretch of DNA from Campylobacter concisus:
AAATAAAGGTGGTTTTATAACTCAAGATGTAAATGGGGTGGAATTTTTCTTACCAAAAACTCACAGTGGCTTTAAAAATACTGAAGGCGTAATTGGTAAAACATATAAAGTAAGAGTTATAAAAATTGACAAAGAAGAAAATAGCATAGTTGTCTCTAGAAAGAAAATTTTAGACGATGATCGCAAAAAACGTAAAGAAGCTCTATCAAGCATAGTAGAAAATGATAGCGTTATAGAGGGCACAGTTAAAAAAATCACAACTTATGGTATGTTTGTTGATGTTGGCGGTGTCGATGGGCTTGTGCATTACAGCGAGATAAGTTATAAAGGCCCAGTAAACCCTAGCTCACTATATAAAGAAGGCGATAAAGTTTTAGTTAAAGTTATCAGTTATGACAACGAAAAACGCCACTTGTCTTTATCTATCAAGGCAGCTACTCCAGATCCTTGGGAAGAGATCATAAATGATGGACTAGAGGTTGGTGACACTATCAAAGTTACAGTTAGCAATATCGAGCCTTATGGCGCATTTGTTGATCTTGGAAATGATATTGAAGGATTTTTACATATATCTGAAATTTCATGGGATAAAAATATCAAAAATCCAAAAGATCACATCAATGAAGGCCAAGAAATCGATGTTGAAGTTATTGAAATTGATGCTAAAGGACACCGCCTAAGAGTAAGCCTTAAAAATTTACTTCCAAAGCCATTTGATGAGTTTAAGGCAAAACACAAAGAGGGCGACGTAGTAAAAGGCGTTGTGACAACTATCACAAATTTTGGTGCATTTGTTAGAGTGGGTTGCGTTGAAGGCTTACTACATAATGAAGACGCGTCTTGGGATAGAAACGATAAATGCAAAGATATGTTTAAAGCTGGTGACGAGCTTGAAGTAAAAATAATCAAAATCGATAGTGCTGAACAAAAAGTTTCACTTAGCCTAAAAGACCTAAAACAAAGTCCAGTTCAAGCATTTGCTGATAAATTTAATGTAGGTGATATCGTAAAAGGAACAATTCGCGACATTAAAGACTTTGGCGTATTTGTAGAGCTTGGTGATAACGTTGATGCGCTGATCCGCAAAGAAGATTTAGGTAGTGTAGACGTTAGTACGCTTAAGATTGGCGATGAGATTGAAGCGGCTATCGCATTTATCGATGAGAAGAAAAATAGAATTCGCCTTAGCATACGCCGTTTAGCAAAACAAAAAGAGCGTGAAGTGTTAAATGAGATCAATGATAACGACGATAAAGTAACACTTGGCGATATCATAAAAGAACAATTACTTTAGTTTAAATGGGCAGACGCGTACTTTTATTAGTAGTTGTCCTGCTATTTGTTATATTGGGTTTGGTTGGAATTTCTCTTGTTAAATTTGCAAGTGTAAATTTCAGCCAAATACATGAAGAAAATATCACAAATGAGCAAAATTTAACCAAAAGCACGACCAGCAATATTAACTGGATGAGTGAGCTAGCAACTATTAGAAAAAGAGATTATGTGCTGCCTGTAAATGAAATTTTTATAGAATACAACCGACCCAAAATAGAAAAACCAAAGATTACTGCATATGAGCTTTTGATAGATAAAAATGATATCTATTCAATGTTTTGTTTGATGCAGACTTTAAGAAAAAGCGAGGTCGATTTTACTGTTGTAAAAGATGGTGCAAAAAGCCAGATATTTTTAAATACTCAAGACTCTAAACTTCTACAAAATATCATTTTAGAACTAAGAGTTTATGATATCCACTCAAGTGTGAGAGAGGTGAAATTATGAAGACTATCATTGTTTGCGATGCGATACATCCAGTAGGTTTTGAACTTTTAAAAAAAGAGCAAGATATAAACGTAATAGATGCAGTTAATACTCCCAAAGATGAACTTTTAAAAATTTTAGGCGAGGCTGATGTTGCTATAACAAGAAGCTCAACTGAAGTAAATGAGGCCTTTTTAAACGCTGGTAAAAAACTAAAAGCCATCGTTAGAGCTGGTGTTGGTGTAGATAATGTCGATATAGAAGGATGCTCAAGGCGTGGCATAATAGCTATGAACGTTCCAACTGCAAACACTATTGCTGCAGTTGAGCTAACAATGGCTCATATGCTAGCTTCAGCTAGATCTCTTGAATACGCTCATAATGATCTAAAGCTAGATAGAATCTGGAAGCGTGAGAAGTGGTATGGGGTTGAGCTTTTTAAGAAAAAGCTTGGTGTGATCGGCTTTGGAAATATTGGCTCGAGAGTAGCTGTTCGCGCAAAAGCTTTTGGTATGGAGATCATCGCTTATGATCCATACATTGATCCATCTAAAGTCATTGATATGGGCGGTACTTATACTAAAAATTTTGATGATATTTTAGCATGTGATTTTATCACGATACATACACCAAAAACTAAAGAGACAACCAATATGATAGGCGCTAAAGAGATCGCAAAAATGAAAGATGGCGTAAGACTTATAAACTGTGCTAGAGGCGGTCTTTATAATGAAGAAGCACTTTATGAAGGACTAAAAAGTGGCAAGATAGCATTTGCCGGTATTGATGTTTTTACAAAAGAGCCAGCAACTGATCATCCACTTCTTGATCTAAACAATGTAAGCGTCACCCCACACCTTGGAGCAAATACGCTTGAATCACAGCGAAATATCGCAGTTGAGGCAGTCGAACAAGCTATTTTAGCAGCTCGTGGTATAAGCTATCCAAATGCGTTAAATTTACCTATAAAAACAGAAGATCTACCGCCATTTGTTGAGCCTTATATCGATCTTACAAGCAAGATGGCATTTCTTGCTGCACAGATAAATAAAAGCGTTATTAAGGCTATTCGTATTGAGACTCACGGTCAAATCAGCGAATATGCAAATTCAATGCTAACTTTTGCAATCGTAGGTGCTTTAAAAGAGAGTCTTGGTGATGCGATAAATTACGTAAATGCTAAATTTTTATGCGATGAAAAAGGAATAGTGACTGAAACTAGCCTTGGCGGAGATAGCATTTTTAAAAATAAAATCACAGTTCGCTTAACTACTGAAAATGGCATTGTAACCGTTGGTGGAACGGTATTTGGTGAAAATCAGCAACGTATCGTAACGATAAATGGCTTTAAGACCGACTTTAAGCCAAAAGGCAAGATGATCATATTTAAAAACCATGATGTGCCAGGCGTTATTGCTCAGATTAGTAAAATTTTAGCTGATGAAAAGATCAATATCGCAGACTTCCGCCTTGGTAGAGATGATCACAATATGGCACTTGCTGTTATCTTGGTTGATGAACATATAAAAGCAGAAACGTTAGAGAGACTAAACGCACTTGAAGCTTGCGTTTGGGCTCAATACGCAGTTATATAAAATTTTGAAAGGATAAAAAATGGCTTCATATTCAATGGGCGATCTAAAAAAGGGACTAAAGATCGAGATCGATGGCGTTCCTTATAAAATCGTAGAATATCAACATGTTAAACCAGGCAAGGGTGCAGCTTTTGTTCGTGCAAAAATCAAATCTTTTATCGATGGAAAAGTGCTTGAAAAGACTTTTCATGCAGGAGATAAATGCGAGCAACCACATCTTGAAGAAAAAGAGATGCAGTATCTTTATGACGATGGTGAATATTGTCAGTTTATGGATACAGTTACTTATGAGCAAGTTGCTATCAGCGACGAGGATGTGGGTGATGTTAAAAAATGGATGATCGATGGCATGATGGTTGAAATTTTATTTCACAATGGCAATGCGATCGGCGTTGAAGTGCCACAAGTAGTTGAGCTAAAGATAGTTGAGACTCCACCAAATTTCAAGGGTGATACGCAAGGTGGTAAAAAGCCAGCTACTCTTGAGAGTGGTGCGGTAGTTCAGATACCATTTCACGTACTTGAGGGTGAGGTTATCCGTGTGGATACTGTTCGCGGCGAGTATATCGAGCGTGCAAATAAATAAAGCAGTTTAATCTTTCTTACTAAATTTACGTTTAGTAAGCCTAATGCTTAGCTAAAGTCACTATTTAAAAAGTATTGGCTTTAGCAAAAAACTTCATTTCATACATTGTAAAATTTCAAGTAGCACTAGTATAGAATGCATAAAATTTTTATGCTCGATAAAAATCAAATATGGCCAAACATCAGCTAGTAAAATCTTTAAGAATCAAAAAATATATAAAAAAATGAAAATTCTTAGCGAGATAGACTAATGTTTTAATTATAAAATTTTTATATCAAGATAGTAGAATTGCAAGTTAAAAATGGGAAAAAACGAGACGGTTTCCCGTCTCGGTAGCTAGCATTAAGCCGACTTTTCTTTAAGATATTTGTTTATAAGAGTTGTGATCTCTTCACCGTGAGGAAATCTCGCTTCATCATTTCCGATGCGATCTTTCTTAGAAAATATAACATCTCCATCAACCTCGACGATGAAATTTCCACCATCACCTATAACCTTTTCGACTCTTGCATCACTAAAGTTCGCTTTTATTTCATCTTCTACACGAGAAGCTACCGGACGATAGTTTCAAGAGTTGCAGTAAATAATTTTTACTTGCATGCTCTGTCCTTTCTTGTGAAATAAGCCAATATTATATAAAATTTTACTTAACAAATAAAACATATTACTTGAAAGGATAAATTTATGAAAAAAGTTGCTGTGATTTTAGCTGAAGGATTTGAGGAGATAGAAGCACTAACTTCTGTTGATGTTTTACGTAGAGCTGGAGTGATAGCTTCTATTGTTGGACTAAATGACGTAAACATCAAAGGATGTCACAATATATGCGTAAAAGCCGACGTAACACTTCGCGAGATGAAAGAGCTAGACTATGATGCGATCGTCCTTCCTGGTGGACTTCCAGGAGCTAGCAATTTAGCAAACGATACAAGGCTCAAAGCAATTTTACAAAATTTTGATAAAAGCAATAAGCTTATTTGTGCCATTTGTGCTGCTCCTATGGTGCTTGAGAGTGCTGGTGTGCTAAAAGATCATTTTGTTTGTTATCCAGGATTCGAAGAAAATGTAAGAAGCGACAAAAGAGGCTACGTGAGCGATAAAAACGTGCTAAAAGATCAAAACATCATCACAGGAAAGGGTCCTGCATTTTCAATGGAATTTGCACTTTTTATAGTTAAAAATTTACTTGGCGATGAAGCTTATCTTAAAGTAAAGAATGATTTACTTTATAAATAGTTTATAAAAAAAATATAATTTTTTATTTAATTATTGTGTTTAAACTTAAGAATAAATTTTATTTAGAGTAATAGACTAAAACATCGTAGTGTTGTAATTTGTATCTTTTAAGGATATTTTTTTAAAAATTTGTAATAAATTTTTGCTTTTTGACATCATTTTGACGAAAATTAGCTATTATCACACTAACCGAACAAATCGGTAATTTTTTTAAGGAACACTCCTGTGAATATTTATGTAGGAAATTTGTCGTATAGAACGACAGAGGCAGAATTAAAGGAAGCTTTTGCACAATTTGGTGAAGTAAAGCGAGCAAAAATAGTAAAAGATAGAGAAACTGACCGCTCAAAAGGCTTTGGCTTTGTTGAAATGGACGATGCAAATGAGGGACAAAGAGCCATAGATGCATTAAATGAAAAAGAGCTAGGCGGACGTACTTTAAGAGTAAATGAGGCTAGACCAAGAGATTAATGACTATTTGCCACCAAATGGTGGCATAGTCTCTCGTATCGCTCCTACACCAAGCGGATTTTTACATGCTGGTAACGCTTATAACTTCATCCTAACTTATCTTTTGACACGTTCAGTAAGCGGCATTTTACACTTACGTATTGATGACTATGACCTTAGTAGATACCGGCGCGAATTTGTTCAAAATATCTTTGATGTTTTAGAATTTTTAGGGCTTGAATGCGATAAAGGGCCTACTTGCACGAGTGATTTTGAGCAAAATTTTAGCTTCAAAGTAAGAGCCAAAAGATATGAAGATGTGCTTGAAAAACTAGATGAAATTTATATCTGTGAATGTTCAAGGACTACAAAAGGTGCCTATAAAAACGGTATTTACACCAAAATATGCAAAGATAAAAATCTAAAATTTATAAAAGATAAAACCGCCATTAGGTTAAGCATTGATGAAGACGATGAGCTTGGTAAGGCTGTATCAGCGCAAATGGGTGATTTTGTAATTTATAAAAAAGATTTTACTCCGGCTTACAACCTTGCAAGCGTGATAGATGACGAGGATATGGGCGTAAATTTGGTTGTTAGAGGGGAAGATCTGCTACCTTGCACACTAGCTCAAAGATACATCGCAAAAATGCTAAAATTTAACTTCTCAGGGGCTACTTTTATTCATCATAAGCTGCTTTTAAAAGATGGCAAAAAACTATCCAAAAGTTCAAAATCACCGCCAATCGATCTAGGATCTAATCCGCAAATTTATTACAAAATATTAGCAAATGATCTTGGGCTGGATATCAAATCAACAGATAAAATCTCAAATCTTCTTTACGAGTTTAAGCTTAAAAATATTGCCAAAAATTTTTTGCAAAGTATGAGCTAAATTTATACTATATATGCAGTTTATCCCCGCCTTGATCTTTTTGCTTTGATTAGCCATGTATTGCTTTGATTATTTGAGCTTTGTCTCAAAAAATGCATTAAAAAGCGAGTTTATACCTTGCTTTGTAAATTTATCCATTATTTTTTCAATAGCTGGTTTTTCTTGCCAGATTGGCTCACCGACCATGCTTAGGTGTGCTAGAGTATCTTGAGCATCAAAGTAGCTACCCATGCTATCAATTAGGCGCATTTTAAGGGCATTGTGAGCTAAAAATACCCTTGCGTTTGCCCACTCATCTTTTTTCTTGATGTCTAAATTTCTAGCCTCCGCTACGTCGCTCACAAAGAGCATGTAGGCATCATTTACGAGCCCTTGTAGGCTCTCACGCTCCTGCTTGCTCCAGCTCCTCATAAAGGTGCCAGCTTCTTTAAGCTCGCCAGCCTTCACTACCTGCTCGCTCACGCCTAAATTTTTGGCTAAATTTTCGATGTTTGCCCCTTGCATGATGACGCCGATTGATCCTATGAAAGCACCTGGATTTGCGACGATAGTATCGGCATTTACGCCAGCGTAGTAGCTGCCACTTGCCATGTTACCAGCTGCGTAAGCGAGCACTTTTTTGCTCTCTTTTAGCCTCTTGACCGCCATAGCAAGCTCCACACTGGGACTTAGTGAGCCGCCTGGGCTGTCGATGTAGAGCAGCACGCCTTTGATGTTGTTATCAAGCCTTGCTTTTTCTAGCGACTCTAAGATCTCGCTTGTGT
This window harbors:
- a CDS encoding 30S ribosomal protein S1, with protein sequence MAVNKSVQLGKAKDEDIEDIDFAAMLEESFKKTEEDSDAKIVSINGDEVLIDVGKKSEGILNVSEITDVNGNLTHKVGDTIKVVITGSRNGRPIVSHKKALRKEKVKAFIEAYDPENSDEIDVKVVGKNKGGFITQDVNGVEFFLPKTHSGFKNTEGVIGKTYKVRVIKIDKEENSIVVSRKKILDDDRKKRKEALSSIVENDSVIEGTVKKITTYGMFVDVGGVDGLVHYSEISYKGPVNPSSLYKEGDKVLVKVISYDNEKRHLSLSIKAATPDPWEEIINDGLEVGDTIKVTVSNIEPYGAFVDLGNDIEGFLHISEISWDKNIKNPKDHINEGQEIDVEVIEIDAKGHRLRVSLKNLLPKPFDEFKAKHKEGDVVKGVVTTITNFGAFVRVGCVEGLLHNEDASWDRNDKCKDMFKAGDELEVKIIKIDSAEQKVSLSLKDLKQSPVQAFADKFNVGDIVKGTIRDIKDFGVFVELGDNVDALIRKEDLGSVDVSTLKIGDEIEAAIAFIDEKKNRIRLSIRRLAKQKEREVLNEINDNDDKVTLGDIIKEQLL
- the serA gene encoding phosphoglycerate dehydrogenase — encoded protein: MMKTIIVCDAIHPVGFELLKKEQDINVIDAVNTPKDELLKILGEADVAITRSSTEVNEAFLNAGKKLKAIVRAGVGVDNVDIEGCSRRGIIAMNVPTANTIAAVELTMAHMLASARSLEYAHNDLKLDRIWKREKWYGVELFKKKLGVIGFGNIGSRVAVRAKAFGMEIIAYDPYIDPSKVIDMGGTYTKNFDDILACDFITIHTPKTKETTNMIGAKEIAKMKDGVRLINCARGGLYNEEALYEGLKSGKIAFAGIDVFTKEPATDHPLLDLNNVSVTPHLGANTLESQRNIAVEAVEQAILAARGISYPNALNLPIKTEDLPPFVEPYIDLTSKMAFLAAQINKSVIKAIRIETHGQISEYANSMLTFAIVGALKESLGDAINYVNAKFLCDEKGIVTETSLGGDSIFKNKITVRLTTENGIVTVGGTVFGENQQRIVTINGFKTDFKPKGKMIIFKNHDVPGVIAQISKILADEKINIADFRLGRDDHNMALAVILVDEHIKAETLERLNALEACVWAQYAVI
- the efp gene encoding elongation factor P produces the protein MASYSMGDLKKGLKIEIDGVPYKIVEYQHVKPGKGAAFVRAKIKSFIDGKVLEKTFHAGDKCEQPHLEEKEMQYLYDDGEYCQFMDTVTYEQVAISDEDVGDVKKWMIDGMMVEILFHNGNAIGVEVPQVVELKIVETPPNFKGDTQGGKKPATLESGAVVQIPFHVLEGEVIRVDTVRGEYIERANK
- a CDS encoding SelT/SelW/SelH family (seleno)protein, whose translation is MQVKIIYCNSUNYRPVASRVEDEIKANFSDARVEKVIGDGGNFIVEVDGDVIFSKKDRIGNDEARFPHGEEITTLINKYLKEKSA
- a CDS encoding DJ-1 family glyoxalase III, producing the protein MKKVAVILAEGFEEIEALTSVDVLRRAGVIASIVGLNDVNIKGCHNICVKADVTLREMKELDYDAIVLPGGLPGASNLANDTRLKAILQNFDKSNKLICAICAAPMVLESAGVLKDHFVCYPGFEENVRSDKRGYVSDKNVLKDQNIITGKGPAFSMEFALFIVKNLLGDEAYLKVKNDLLYK
- a CDS encoding RNA recognition motif domain-containing protein, which encodes MNIYVGNLSYRTTEAELKEAFAQFGEVKRAKIVKDRETDRSKGFGFVEMDDANEGQRAIDALNEKELGGRTLRVNEARPRD
- a CDS encoding glutamate--tRNA ligase family protein codes for the protein MRLDQEINDYLPPNGGIVSRIAPTPSGFLHAGNAYNFILTYLLTRSVSGILHLRIDDYDLSRYRREFVQNIFDVLEFLGLECDKGPTCTSDFEQNFSFKVRAKRYEDVLEKLDEIYICECSRTTKGAYKNGIYTKICKDKNLKFIKDKTAIRLSIDEDDELGKAVSAQMGDFVIYKKDFTPAYNLASVIDDEDMGVNLVVRGEDLLPCTLAQRYIAKMLKFNFSGATFIHHKLLLKDGKKLSKSSKSPPIDLGSNPQIYYKILANDLGLDIKSTDKISNLLYEFKLKNIAKNFLQSMS
- the sppA gene encoding signal peptide peptidase SppA, coding for MQILRLIFRGILGIFKFINNYFKALIFLLILFFVFAPSGKIKEPNLARIDIVGTILDTSEILESLEKARLDNNIKGVLLYIDSPGGSLSPSVELAMAVKRLKESKKVLAYAAGNMASGSYYAGVNADTIVANPGAFIGSIGVIMQGANIENLAKNLGVSEQVVKAGELKEAGTFMRSWSKQERESLQGLVNDAYMLFVSDVAEARNLDIKKKDEWANARVFLAHNALKMRLIDSMGSYFDAQDTLAHLSMVGEPIWQEKPAIEKIMDKFTKQGINSLFNAFFETKLK